Part of the Oreochromis aureus strain Israel breed Guangdong linkage group 20, ZZ_aureus, whole genome shotgun sequence genome, AGAGATGAACAACCTGAAAAAAGAGAACAAGAAACTTAAAGATGAAATCAGAAACTTAAAAGCAGCACTTGAGTGAGTAGATGCTATTTAACTGTATAGTTTTAGGACATTGTTCTaatctttaatttaaaaataatacttATACatgttatatttgtattttctgtttatgaGGAACATTGTTTTAggcatatttgtattttttgatgCATGGCTAAATTTAAAACTGTCGTCattctgtgcctgtgtgtgtgtttgtgtagcaaAGGTCACAGTGACCACTCTTCCAATAGTAGCACCACCACAGAGGTCAAGCCAAACTCTTCCCCTGCCCTTTCACCCTCATCTGGAATCCTGTCCCTTGTCAATACAACAACCAGCAGGGCAAGCAACAAGCCAGCAGATGGCAACATTTCAGTAAAGCCTGATGTcgaactgaaaactgaaggtaAAGATGAACAATAGTGCTGGTTGGGTGATTACATTCTGTCATCTTACTTAATAAATTCATACAGTTTCTGGctttaaacaaacagaaaccgAAGGCAGACAGTTAAGAGGAATCAACCGAAGCCAGTTTgtgagtttgttttttcatttttttatcatACATTCATTTAGAATAATAATCGATTTCATTAATCAATTAATTGCTAGTTGCACCATTCTATTAAGCAAAATGATTCAGATCAAAACTTGTAGCACCAAGTGTAAATAATCCAAATTTGCAGATAGGTATGAAAGAATAAGATATAAGATCTAAAATACTATTAAAGTGAAGAGAACAAATGGGAAACAATTATCACCAGAAAAATATGTATGCTTATTTTCCATCATCTGAAGGGACAGTGATGCCATTTGAATTACATGAGAGAAGCGTGTGGCACAACCTAACACGTGTTTTTCTACGGAATTTAATAATATTTGAGCTCAAAAGAAGCAAAATGTATTTCTGCTACAATCAAGACACacatgtttaagttgttttgtGTACAATTACACTCTTAATGACGACAACTTACCCATTAACCAGTGATGGAACACTAGCTCTAAGACTTCTTAAAAAGCTTTTAAGGGTTATTATTTTACTTAGGATTCTATGCATACATGATAGGTAAATACAAGATGTATAACTGCCAAACATCCCTCATCTTACCATCGATCAAACATAAATGGATTATAAAACCCTACAAGAAGATGTATCGTTCAtcttaattattttttcattaagatGAATGCTTAAATTTGTCattatttatattaatattggtaattagtttttttttctctgcaccaGTTAACATCAACATTTGTCTAAAGGCATTTTatattacaaattaaaaaacccaCAATACTAAAGAGCACTTGGCAgtagtggggaggaagaacccCCTTTTAATGAAAAGAGACATTCAGCAGACACAGGCTTGGGCAGCCATCTGCTTTGACTGAGTGAGGGGAAAGATCAGCTATGTTTCTATTTATCTGTCAGTATTAGTCTGTTTTTGGTGGATTTTCAAATGACTCGAGCTACAGATGTGGATAGAGCCACATGTCAAAAAATGTGTTGCTTTCATATCACTATCATTATCCAGTATAAAGGGACTTAGTTTTAAGACTGTGTTGTACCTAACCCCTCTATGTGGAGTTTTTCTTAAGCTTAGCTAACATTTTAGTTACAGGTTCCAAAAGAAGTTTTGGCAATAGGCTGGTTATTGTGATAATATAAGGTTGTACTTGGTGATGCAGCACagtaatgaaaaaacaaatacagaaaagtCCATTGGGCAATTTTCACACTAACAATGACACTTTAAATAAGAAATTGCCTATACACCTTTACACTGCTTCTATACAACACTCCGTCATTGAGTCTCATATTATAGATTTATGATTGTTCCCTTTCTTCCTTAAAGTTCACATGGCCTTTTACCTACAACTTGTACAAGCTTAGCACATAAAATACTATGAATCAGATTGATTACAGTATATTTTCTGGTCTCCTCTGTAAAGAGGAGCCAAAATGTTGCTTTAGCCAGTGCACACAGTAAGCTAAAGACTGAAAATAGTGAAATCCTAGCTCTCCTAAACCTTAAAAAATTAACATATTTTGtcttattctatttattctgtGATGGGTATAAAGACAGCTACCTAGCTagcttagtttattttatttatttatttttttctcttaagcTAACTGGCTACAGATTTTGCATTTACAAATTAGATGAACCAAAAATGTTTgaggataatccaaattgtttCCTGAACTGACAAAACATTGCTTAATGTAATATGGTGATTTCTTTTGCTGCATGCCTCTCTCTGCTCAAACAGGATGCTCTTCCAATGTCAGCCCTCACATTGCCATCATGGAAGAAAGAACACTTTGTAACTCGTGCTGGAGAGAAGAGGTAAGACATAGGAAATCACAAAATGGGCTAATCTGCCACTGTATGAGGATATATACTGCAAGTAACAGCAGAATAACCAAATTAATGATTATGTGCTCCAAAGTCAGTACTTTTTCTACATATAGTCTGAATATTACGCTTTTCACACATTTCTGCACCAGTGTTGATCCATAAAGGTTAAGGAGAACACAAAAATTACAGTTTGCATGCTTTACTTGCCAAAAATGAACAACTAGATATTTCATCATTCACTCCACTACAATTTTGTTCTTATATTGATTATATTATATTGCAATAGAACCTCCCCCCTCCCGACTTCCCACCACTACCTTATATGACACTTTCAACCAATCCAACAAATAATCTTTCTACTTCTGCTTAAGATTCAGGACTCTTTTAAAGTTATAGCTGTCCAAGATTTGGGCCTCTTTAGTTTTCCTGGCCTAGTGATAGCCTGAGCAAACATCTTCCCTCAGATAGCACATTTGGGCTTAGGACAGTATACTTGTGCTCCCAGTCAGAGCTAttgatgtgtcacattttaaagctTAATTCTTACCATCTGAGAACTGTGAAAATGAAGTTGGGTTTCATTTTACAGAAGCTCCTTAAcacattaattattttattcatgATGTGTACCTGTTGCAACATGTTACGGCCTCATAGCCTCAGCAAAACCATTTAGGAACCACTGCCCTCacccaaccatccatccattcatccatttttaCTGTAATTGCAGCTATCACAAGGCAAGAGGCAGCTGCTGCTCTCATGATTACTGAAGAAAAACAATCTAAGTACTGCATCACATTACCAATAAAACCCTAACTGCCAAAAGATTTTCCTACAGACTTGGCTTTCTTTCTCATATCTTAGAATTCAAAATGTTGAAGGACTCGACCAGTGTTCCTCCATGCCTACTAATTCTCTGCTTAGGAGATCTTCTGTCTCAGCTGCTGGAGAGGTGCGACCCGGCAGACATGTTGTCCATGCTCCTGTCGCCCGACATCCTCAAGCAATCAACAGCAGCTCTGCTTCTCTTCGCTGGTCCCTATCTGAATCATCTGATTGGATTACTGCTGGCACCAACCCAGTAGTGCAAACTTCACCCAATCTACACTCGCAACATTTTCACAGCTTGAACCCAACTAGGCAACAGGCCAGCCCTAGAAGGCAGGTTTTTAGTCCTCCGTTTCCTAAGCAAAGCAACGTTCAGCCCCCTGCCAGAGAGCCAACTGTAGTTTTCCGATTGACAAACCTGCCAGAATACATGGAGAGTCAAACTAAGcccacagagaaaacagagaaaaaggaaaacctgCTACCCAAGGTTGAGAGGGTGTCTGAAGAAGGGTTAAAAGAGTTAAATGATGGGCCTTTGGACTTATCTGATCGGGGGAAGTCCATATCCAGtcaagtgccaaaaagtgattcaTCCTCAGCCTTACAAGATGGAACAAGAGTTCAAAAGAGCCCTGAATTGGAAGTAAATACAAATTCTTCTGCAGACATAGCAGAATCATCATCTTCACCTATTGTCATTCCTTCATCATCATGTGCAACGCCAGGCAAACAGACAGAAGAGCAAGCACCTGACAAGGATCCTAACCACAAGGTAATTTAAGGTCTTCTACTTCTTACAACAAAATTAGAAGAGGCTGAAGTAAAGAGGGGGCAAATTAAATTCATGGTGTGGGGATGTTCTCATAGCAGGTAGATAAAGAGCAGGATCAGAAAGAGGAGGTGAACGGAAAGACGGATGAAAGCAAGGGGAAGAAGGTGCCTATCCTCACTCTATCATTACGGCCAGGTAAAGTGTGATGTGTCTGTGATTTTTCTTGAAATTCAGTCAAATATTGCTTTTATACCCAGGTTACTAAAAATTGACAATGCACAAGTGAAAagtttttgttatgtttttgtagCAGTAGTGGTGTTGGAGACTCTGAACCCAGCTCTACAAAAGCAAGATTCCTTATCATCAAATGGCAAGGTAATTCAGcccaacaaaacacagaaagtgaAGGTTTTGTTAGCACATTATCTCATTTTGTATTacaatttttattgaaaaaatacaacaacaaccaaaaacagCTGACTTTAGTTTCTATACACTTCTTTCTTTTGTGAACAATTGTGCATCCTCTTCTTTTTAACAGTCATCTTCGGCAACAGATGAGCCAGAAACCAGCTCTGATGAGCAGGACGAGGAAGACAGCCGGTCAGGACAAGAAAGCAATCAGGGCTCCAAAAGGAAAAGGGCATCTGTGGAGACAGACGCAGACAGAGAtttcaacacagacagcagtaATCACCTTTTTTTTCAGATATTTCTTCCTTTCTTCAGTTTTGTTCTCTCTGTCTTGGGTGTGGGCTTTaaacagatttcttttcttttttttacatcatgAGGTCCACATACATTTCGATTTCTGTACCCCTCGCTCCAATAATAACCCTACATTTCAGAGAAAAATTACTTTTGATAATGAAAAGACATTTGATAATTAGGAAAAAATGGGAGAGTAACGTCAAAAAGAACTAAAATGATAGGTTTAAGTTTAGGTCATCATCACTGTAGTTCTTTCGCCCTTTTTTACACCATATCTTTGGCTTGGcaatttatattaaataaattaacagaattacaattttttattattattgttgttgttagtcattgtttacattttgcatttgtaaatatgtcatttttacagttttgtgtctGTCAGCCAATGCATAAGTTTGTATCTACTGCCTTACGCCATACAGACATACATAgattttgcatgttctctcaGTACCTGTGTGGGTTGTTTTCCATAGTCCACATCTTTGAACTATGGGAGGAAGTTTTAATTGATACATCAATTAAAAGTTTAATTAgttattctaaattggccatggatggatggatggacaaactTTTCAACATCTGTCACCTTTATGTCTTAATTTTGCTGAAACtatttacaaacaaacaaataacaacaacaaatgcaacaaataagcaaacagcaacaaaaagacAATGTGGATAGAAAATTGTATCACCTTCAGTAGAAGGCTCCATACTAATCACTACGccatacttttctctttttttcaaaagTTTCTTAGAAATAGCTCTCCAGAGATCTAACAGGGATGTTTCACTAGAGTACACTTGGGTCAGAGTAGGGCGAACAGATCTCCTGCTGTCTAAGGGATTGCAGAGCATttatgtctctttttttctggtaTTTTAGCTCTATAGTTCTGAAAAGTCAATACTGAATTGACAGTTCGGttttctaaaatataaataaaatctgatGCAGTGTCTGTGAATAAAGCAGGGACGGCTGTTTCCCTGGAGGCACCATTTAATGTGAGTTAAACTATACACATTTGGATTCAAGCGCAAGTTAACCATTTATTGAGTGTGCCGATGCACACACACCTGAAAAATTAGGAATAAAGCCAAACCACAAATGTTATGCAGGTTTTGATGAGATCTGATGGAAACTGTCGCAAAGAAAAGGAGACATTACTACGGCATAGAGTGGGAAACAATATATACTTTGGTCAGCTTAATACAAAGCAATGGTCCAAGAGTTGGTCTTTATAATTGTGCAGACAGACTCAGACAAATAAGGTAGTAGTGGCTGAAATAACAAGTGTTTACTGCACTATGCAGCCTGTTTAATCAAAAAGATCAACAGACTATGGTACTAAGCTACCATTTTATCACTTTCCAGAGAGTATAACTTCTGCTTTAGTCGTTACCTGGGATAGCCCCAATCCCACCTCTTAAGCTTAACCCTgtttcaaacaaaaaacaaaagtacttttctgaaaaaaatgtaaatagtttttaatccATGTCAGTTTGAATGATTACTTTCTTTGTCTCTCACCCTGTTGGAGTATGGCATAAATACAACCAGTTGTTTCTCATTCATGTCTCAATTGCACTTGTGTCTGACAAACTGATTTTTTCCAACATATCCAGATTGTTGTTTGATGATTTAGGATCCGATCTCTCTTCAATCAGCAACCAAGTCAAAAACCTATTACCTTCTCATGAACTACTACTTTCTAATGAGTTCTAATTCTATTATTTGTCGTTCACACAAAAAAAGCACTCTGAAatgctttctgtttttgttccccCCAGACAACCACCGGGAGAGGAAGCTCAAGATCACAATGAGATCAGAGGAAAAGAGCCCTAGATAAAGAGGATGTCACACTGACTTGGTAATTTTGCAAGA contains:
- the rbbp8l gene encoding DNA endonuclease RBBP8 isoform X3 gives rise to the protein MECFNDLLHKLKEVHEREIEGWQVKVQELSNKKGCDTKRMEELFTRNQQMKEQHRLLTENIKVLENRLRAGLCDRCTVTQEVAKRRQQEFEASQIQSLQHISLLAGEMNNLKKENKKLKDEIRNLKAALDKGHSDHSSNSSTTTEVKPNSSPALSPSSGILSLVNTTTSRASNKPADGNISVKPDVELKTEETEGRQLRGINRSQFDALPMSALTLPSWKKEHFVTRAGEKRIQNVEGLDQCSSMPTNSLLRRSSVSAAGEVRPGRHVVHAPVARHPQAINSSSASLRWSLSESSDWITAGTNPVVQTSPNLHSQHFHSLNPTRQQASPRRQVFSPPFPKQSNVQPPAREPTVVFRLTNLPEYMESQTKPTEKTEKKENLLPKVERVSEEGLKELNDGPLDLSDRGKSISSQVPKSDSSSALQDGTRVQKSPELEVNTNSSADIAESSSSPIVIPSSSCATPGKQTEEQAPDKDPNHKVDKEQDQKEEVNGKTDESKGKKVPILTLSLRPAVVVLETLNPALQKQDSLSSNGKSSSATDEPETSSDEQDEEDSRSGQESNQGSKRKRASVETDADRDFNTDSNNHRERKLKITMRSEEKSPR
- the rbbp8l gene encoding DNA endonuclease RBBP8 isoform X2, which codes for MECFNDLLHKLKEVHEREIEGWQVKVQELSNKKGCDTKRMEELFTRNQQMKEQHRLLTENIKVLENRLRAGLCDRCTVTQEVAKRRQQEFEASQIQSLQHISLLAGEMNNLKKENKKLKDEIRNLKAALDKGHSDHSSNSSTTTEVKPNSSPALSPSSGILSLVNTTTSRASNKPADGNISVKPDVELKTEETEGRQLRGINRSQFDALPMSALTLPSWKKEHFVTRAGEKRIQNVEGLDQCSSMPTNSLLRRSSVSAAGEVRPGRHVVHAPVARHPQAINSSSASLRWSLSESSDWITAGTNPVVQTSPNLHSQHFHSLNPTRQQASPRRQVFSPPFPKQSNVQPPAREPTVVFRLTNLPEYMESQTKPTEKTEKKENLLPKVERVSEEGLKELNDGPLDLSDRGKSISSQVPKSDSSSALQDGTRVQKSPELEVNTNSSADIAESSSSPIVIPSSSCATPGKQTEEQAPDKDPNHKQVDKEQDQKEEVNGKTDESKGKKVPILTLSLRPVVVLETLNPALQKQDSLSSNGKSSSATDEPETSSDEQDEEDSRSGQESNQGSKRKRASVETDADRDFNTDSNNHRERKLKITMRSEEKSPR
- the rbbp8l gene encoding DNA endonuclease RBBP8 isoform X1, with product MECFNDLLHKLKEVHEREIEGWQVKVQELSNKKGCDTKRMEELFTRNQQMKEQHRLLTENIKVLENRLRAGLCDRCTVTQEVAKRRQQEFEASQIQSLQHISLLAGEMNNLKKENKKLKDEIRNLKAALDKGHSDHSSNSSTTTEVKPNSSPALSPSSGILSLVNTTTSRASNKPADGNISVKPDVELKTEETEGRQLRGINRSQFDALPMSALTLPSWKKEHFVTRAGEKRIQNVEGLDQCSSMPTNSLLRRSSVSAAGEVRPGRHVVHAPVARHPQAINSSSASLRWSLSESSDWITAGTNPVVQTSPNLHSQHFHSLNPTRQQASPRRQVFSPPFPKQSNVQPPAREPTVVFRLTNLPEYMESQTKPTEKTEKKENLLPKVERVSEEGLKELNDGPLDLSDRGKSISSQVPKSDSSSALQDGTRVQKSPELEVNTNSSADIAESSSSPIVIPSSSCATPGKQTEEQAPDKDPNHKQVDKEQDQKEEVNGKTDESKGKKVPILTLSLRPAVVVLETLNPALQKQDSLSSNGKSSSATDEPETSSDEQDEEDSRSGQESNQGSKRKRASVETDADRDFNTDSNNHRERKLKITMRSEEKSPR
- the rbbp8l gene encoding DNA endonuclease RBBP8 isoform X5 gives rise to the protein MECFNDLLHKLKEVHEREIEGWQVKVQELSNKKGCDTKRMEELFTRNQQMKEQHRLLTENIKVLENRLRAGLCDRCTVTQEVAKRRQQEFEASQIQSLQHISLLAGEMNNLKKENKKLKDEIRNLKAALDKGHSDHSSNSSTTTEVKPNSSPALSPSSGILSLVNTTTSRASNKPADGNISVKPDVELKTEETEGRQLRGINRSQFDALPMSALTLPSWKKEHFVTRAGEKRRSSVSAAGEVRPGRHVVHAPVARHPQAINSSSASLRWSLSESSDWITAGTNPVVQTSPNLHSQHFHSLNPTRQQASPRRQVFSPPFPKQSNVQPPAREPTVVFRLTNLPEYMESQTKPTEKTEKKENLLPKVERVSEEGLKELNDGPLDLSDRGKSISSQVPKSDSSSALQDGTRVQKSPELEVNTNSSADIAESSSSPIVIPSSSCATPGKQTEEQAPDKDPNHKQVDKEQDQKEEVNGKTDESKGKKVPILTLSLRPAVVVLETLNPALQKQDSLSSNGKSSSATDEPETSSDEQDEEDSRSGQESNQGSKRKRASVETDADRDFNTDSNNHRERKLKITMRSEEKSPR
- the rbbp8l gene encoding DNA endonuclease RBBP8 isoform X4, whose protein sequence is MECFNDLLHKLKEVHEREIEGWQVKVQELSNKKGCDTKRMEELFTRNQQMKEQHRLLTENIKVLENRLRAGLCDRCTVTQEVAKRRQQEFEASQIQSLQHISLLAGEMNNLKKENKKLKDEIRNLKAALDKGHSDHSSNSSTTTEVKPNSSPALSPSSGILSLVNTTTSRASNKPADGNISVKPDVELKTEETEGRQLRGINRSQFDALPMSALTLPSWKKEHFVTRAGEKRIQNVEGLDQCSSMPTNSLLRRSSVSAAGEVRPGRHVVHAPVARHPQAINSSSASLRWSLSESSDWITAGTNPVVQTSPNLHSQHFHSLNPTRQQASPRRQVFSPPFPKQSNVQPPAREPTVVFRLTNLPEYMESQTKPTEKTEKKENLLPKVERVSEEGLKELNDGPLDLSDRGKSISSQVPKSDSSSALQDGTRVQKSPELEVNTNSSADIAESSSSPIVIPSSSCATPGKQTEEQAPDKDPNHKVDKEQDQKEEVNGKTDESKGKKVPILTLSLRPVVVLETLNPALQKQDSLSSNGKSSSATDEPETSSDEQDEEDSRSGQESNQGSKRKRASVETDADRDFNTDSNNHRERKLKITMRSEEKSPR